Within Primulina tabacum isolate GXHZ01 chromosome 5, ASM2559414v2, whole genome shotgun sequence, the genomic segment gtgtgtgtgtgtgtgtgtgtattatcAAAAGTTGGTTATAACTTAATTATACATGATATTTTCAAGAACAATTTTGATTGGTTTTCGGCCATGAATTGTTTCAACAAGCAAGTCTCGGCCGCCATCCACAACCACGTGTCGCTACTGTCCCGACATCGTCGCTAGAATTTTGATGATCAGCTCTCGACGTAATTTCGTTTAGAATCTTCTGGAATCTAAACTCAAGCCACAAATTGATTTGCTAGACGCATATTCTAACAATTCATAAATAttcaattatttataaatttataagtaATTTATTCGGTAATATTATCTTCAATACTCTTTAGTCCCTAACATATTAATACTTTCCACGGGAATGTAGATGTAGTGACACATGAAAGatactaaaatttaaaaaaacaaaaaacaaaaacaagaacaaaaagacgaaaattgaaatttgacaacatcaagaacaatgaaaaataaaaatatttaagaaaCAAATTGGATCAATGTTCCCCATTTCACTTTCTTATCTAGTGTACAAGGCTTTAAACAATTCACAAAATGGAAACTAAACTCACACGGTTGCAATTCGTAAACCATGTATATGTAAAATAAAGTTTTTAACATTAATAAAAAGAATGAGGACAAAATGTTTGAACTCAAGCGGAATCATCTCTTTAGTTTCaatttctatatttttttaaaaaaaaattgataaaatgaTTTGTTATAATTGAATAtcgaatttaaaaattaataagaaGACTTGGAACTTTGGTGTCAAATTAACTATAAGTCATGGGCCGCTTCTTCTGATGTACCCAATTAACTCAAGTGaaacattatatattttagttttatatataattatttatgaaaatttatttaatcaaatgcTCAAAGTCAATAACTCATCAAATTTCATGTGGCCAATATCAGCTACTATGATGTTAGGTGGCTTTGAGGACAAGATTTGGAACTTTCAGTTGCACAAAATGTATATAAACCAACAAGAAAAGAATAATAATTAGTACTTATTAAATGTGGTATGATATATCCTATGCCATATATTTCTTGCTTATTCAACTTCACCTCCACCAACTTACAAAAATGGGAATCTTAAGCAACAAATTTAATTTCCACCTATAAATACTCACAAATCCTTCACATacaaatcaaaatcacaaaaatCCCATCTCAAAATCCTCACTTCCCCCCTTCCGAGTTTCCGAAATGGCATTTAAGTACCTCAAGTTGTCGATATTCTTATTTCTAGAACTCTTCTTTGGAAATTCCTTGGCTGAACTCCCCCAACTTAAAGAGACAGAGATGACACTATACTTCCAAGACTACTCGGGTGGGCCTAATGCAACAGTGATCGAGATTATGGGCCCAGTTAATGATGGGCTTCTTAGGTTCACAAAGTTTGGGGCCATTTTCTGCACTGATGATCCAATTACAGATGGATTCGATCAAGGTTTAGGTTCAAATAtatacgtgtgtgtgtgtgtgtcagcATTTCTTTTAAAGTtcgaattttaataattaaaaagttaCATATAACATATAAGTGAGATCATATGTGAGATTTGCTACAccaaaagttttaaaatacttcctttatattatattttttttaccattttaTAATTTGTCGCTACTAATTTTCAAATTACCTTTCATCCACAGAATCGACCGAAATTGCGAGAGCCCAAGGTTTGTATGTAACCTCCGCATTGGATGGGTCAAATACTCATGTTTTGATATCAATTGTGTTCAGCGACAAAGAGTTCAAAGGTAGTACCTTGGAGATACAAGGTACGAGTGCTCAGTTCGAAAGGGTGAGAGAGGTGGCGGTGGTCGGAGGTACCGGAATATTCCGTTTCGCGAGGGGATATGCCACCTTCGAGACAATTCATTATGATCCCACATTGCATCATGCAGTTATTCGATGCAACATCACCTTTCTACATTATTATTGATGATTCGGTCTATGTTCAATCTGGTGTTAACATACAAAATGAGATACATGAGAGTTCAATGAAATATGTTTAGTACTATCCGGAGAATGCTTTGTTCCGTTATATCACAGATGCAATAATCCATTATTGTCTATTGAGATAAGGCACTTTTTTCCTTGAATTTCACATCTGGAGTCTAATAACAATAATTAGAATAATAATGGAAATGGCAGCAATTTACTTGCACCGTCCAAGTTCCAGtttacaatttattttctttaaatcaaCTATATCATTACTGAGAAATAAGTTTTGCTTGCTCAATATGTATGAACCAATCATATGGAAACTATTTTTAAAGATGTATTTATATTCCTCATGGTTCAAGCTCGATTGTTCATGCAGTTCGTGGCTTCGTGTAATATACAGTAGAAAGATGTTCGCATCGACTAGTTAAATGAAACGAAAATGGACATAACTCGGTATCTGCAGGCTTGATTGGACTACAGAAAATTCCATAAGCAACAGATTACTGAAAGTTCCATAAAAGCACGAGTCGTCATCCTCTAAGTCGCAAGAAATACTGAGAGTTTCACATTTTTCTGCTTGTTTCTTTCCCCCTTCTAGTTTCTTGTTTTTCCCCTGTTTcctcttcatatttttttttattcaaaaccaCAGTGAACCCCTCTTCATCCTTCTTAGTGACCGTATCCGATTCACCTAGCTCAGGGAAAGCACTCTCAAGAACTTCCTTACCCTTATCTAATCGTTTTGGATCCTGCACAGTTAACTGCATCTGATGCTCTTTCATATCATGAACATCTGTTACTATGGGCTCTGGTGGAGCACACGGGGCCTTGTTGACAGTTTCAGGCAAGTGATCATTCTTCCGAGTGGCTGATCTCCATGGTGCATGTCTTGAACTTGTGGCCATCCTAGACCTTCCACGAGATTTACCCTGTTTCCATACAACACTCTCGGAACGACTGCAGTTCATGGTTGGGTGCCCATGGTTATAGCCAGCAACCTGAGCATCATCTTCGACCCCTTTGCAGTCTGTACTCTCATGTCCAGCCCCATTACATTTTTACAGAATTGAAAATCTTGCTCACAGACAAAGCTGATATTAAGCATTCCAATCGGAAGTTCGATATCCAAAGAGTAAACTCGGAGAGTAGCGGTATTCATTTCAATGAGCACCCTTGCAAATTTCACTCGCTTACGCCCCCATACGCCAATAAATCCATGTGGATTGGTACCCCGATCTCCGAGGTGATGTTACTTAGTGTTAAGAatggaacttggacctaactcaaccccaaaagccaGCTCAAAGGGGGAGGATTGTGCAAGACCATTTATACAACTCCTAGGTATTTTTttcaaccgatgtgggacaagcAACACACCCCATCACGCACATGAATGAACAACATctggagcgtgaagtttacaaatgactcAATTATGGACAGAACGGGTGACCCAACTATGGATAGTCTAACACGTAACGGTGGAACCTGAGAtttgataccatgttaagattggacCTTGGACCTAagtcaaccccaaaagctagctcaatgggagaggattgtccaagaccatTTATACAACTCCTAGGTATTTTATCCAATCGATGTGAGACAACTAACACTCAGTATAAGATGGTTCAAACAATCTGGAGGAAGACCATGCACTTGAACccaattatatttattaattagaAGCAAATAATTACATATAGCGGACAAGTTATCCAACCAGAAACAAAGAGTAAAGATAAAAACCCTGCTCAAATCAACAACATATATAACGTCAATCCCTCAATAAATCTGAAATCGAGAAGTTCTTAAACTCTACATGCTTTCCAATCTAGCTAGATGTCTGAATCTTAATCTTATCTCCAACCGACTATTTTAAACTGTCAAAAATCTGTTTATTCCGCTCCAACCATACTGACCAGCAAATACAATGAACTATTAATGTCAAAAAAATTATACCCCTCCAAGTTCGCATCGCTTTGTAGCAAATAGCTTCTGCGAAGACCTTGGAGCTacccaaaccaaaccaaactcATCTCTTCCAAAGCTCTGAACTAATGACAACCAGAGAAAGAAAATGAATAAGCAGATGATCCTGATTCTCCACCTCTTTCTGATACAGCACGAACCAATTCGGACACAGAGCACGCGAAAGCCAACTATTTCGCATCATCTGACAAGTTGACAGCTTACCCAGCTCCACTAGAAGACTTGAACTTTTGGTGGGATCGGAACTTCCAAATGACATACAAgagataaaataaagaaaaaccaATAATAAAAAAAGACTTATAGAAATATTTGACTAATACTCCTGAAGGATCCCCATCTCAAATCCCGATCCCTCCGCACATGCAAGACCCAAGGTGCAGAAGAAGAAGAGGAATAACCCTCCAACTGGATAAAATGATAAATGGACTTATTATGAATCGATGATAACTGAGATAAAATAGGATAaatatcctttaaaaaaaaGTCTCCCACCATCTATCCTCCAAAACCTGACCTTATTGCCCCTTCTAGTCATTGCCCTCATAACCTAATCGTTTCGTTTAAATCAAAATAACTAAgtcaaatcaaaataaaaacccaataaaaaatgattaaacTAACTTACGCCACAAACCTGATCAAGGGGTGTTCTTTTGTGGGTTTTAAGGAATAAGGTATGTCCAAATCCTTCTTAGCTGGCATTGAAATTAAAGCATGCCAACTGCACATTAAAGTATTCATCACATTCCAATGGCAATGCAgcttaaaaagaataaaaattaaGATAGTATCATGATTATCAAGACATGACATTTTTAATGCAGAAAAAGGGTTCTTCgaaacaaaaattaaataatgattagTGGTGGccatataaattaaagaaactaAAAGGGGCATGTATGACATGTATAAGTCATTTTCACTTCAAGatagatttaaaaaataataattataacaaCTGTATTTAATACTCGGTCCGGTTTCAGCCGATCAAACATTCATTGTGATCCTTCAAATTACACGCATACCCTAAAAAAATTAGGTCGTCATATTAAGTGCATTGAAGAACAGAAAGGAGAGACCTTTAGTAATCATATAGCCACCTGGACCCATTTTTCCTCATTGACTGATCTTTAAAAGGTATATGAAATAACCTTGCCAAAAATCTGAAGAGAATTTAAATTTAACAAACTAAAATATTATTCACCTGTCCAAATTACCAATAGGAGTACCACTAGCTATCTTCTCAAGGATTGATTACATACTAACGCGCACTGTCCCATGATAGAATCAAAGGCCCAAATTTAGCCACACGTACATGAGATCcacagatttttttaaaatcacactGTGTATATATGCATGTGAATATTGTGCATCCAAACCATAGCATAGAAGCTACCCTTGTCAAGAGTTCTTTTGATGGTCGATTTCCAATTAAAAGGGAATGACCCGCCCTTCAAAGAACACTCAAATAATTGTTCAATGAACATACCACACAGAATGAGAagcaaattttttaaaagtaaTCAGAAACTTACCCGGTTAAAACTCCTAGACAAATCATTTCCTGTCCCAAGCGGTATAATTCCGGTTGGAGGAACTGGCAGCCGACCCTGTTTGTTAAGCTCTCCAAGACATCCAAGGACCCAACCAACAGTACCATGTCGCGTATGGAGCCGGATGTACTGAGGAAACGTGATCTTCTTCCTAAGCTCATCCTTGGAGATACGCACGCCGGCCAGCGTGCAGCCGCGTATGGAGTCAATGACGGATGACCGAGCGGAGCCGACCTGGCTCGTGCCCGGGGAGTCCATTTCGCCTGTAGAAAACGCCGATTCCGACGATTAGCTACAATGATTGAGCTTCTGGGTCAAGCATATTACACACGTGCTCTACTACGGTTTACCATGTCGTTGGATTTTTCATATTTACCAACAAAATACCAGTAATTCTCTAtcaattttttctaaaaaaaataataataaatttaaattttatgtgcaattttttttattatgatacttttttattacttgtagaTATGGTAGGTTTGTTGAACTacatacaaaatataaattcttaattgaaaaacattcataatcaagaatttaatatatatatatatatatggacaCACACATAATACACTCAAATATATCATAacttaacaaaaaaaaatgtcaaaaaactAGTATATTAATACATTATTACTCAGTCAAATTTTTTAGTAATGCTATATTTTCTAAAGCAACTTCTTATTTAATATCtgcacattttttaaaatttattaatgatattcatgtaatattattgttttttgggCAAATTTCTAGCAATTATATAGTACATGTTGCATACACATAATTGGATTAATTAATATCCtcctaaataaaaaatttggatTTATATTTGAGTCAAACTACTATTCAAAAtaatatgaaattaatttaagccaaatattaatatattaatttttacaaaggtatcaatatatatataaatcttcCTCCTAATTAAGactcaaatttaataatataaaaaattaaaataaataattatacgaaaccaaatttgtaatttttcctAATAAATATTGTGTGATACCTACCATGTTTATATATAGAGTAAAAAAGatagtaaataaaaaaaatttgttgaaggggATCATTTC encodes:
- the LOC142544090 gene encoding dirigent protein 22-like, coding for MAFKYLKLSIFLFLELFFGNSLAELPQLKETEMTLYFQDYSGGPNATVIEIMGPVNDGLLRFTKFGAIFCTDDPITDGFDQESTEIARAQGLYVTSALDGSNTHVLISIVFSDKEFKGSTLEIQGTSAQFERVREVAVVGGTGIFRFARGYATFETIHYDPTLHHAVIRCNITFLHYY